TGCAAGGAGAGAACATTAAAACTAAAGTTCTTCACTCTGAGAGGAGAAATGGTCAGTGAAAGCAGGATGACGCAGCTGTGTACTTTAGTTTTTGTACACTTGATTCCTTTCTCATCAATTACAGGCATCATGAAAGAAGTCACTTGTATGCTGAATAATTAAATGAATGGTCAGAATTAATTCTGAAGGCAAAAGATTGACATAAGAGAATTAAATAACAACTGCttggaaagaagaggaaagtaGACATTTATGTTTTGTTCTACTTGAATATGGAGAATGTAGTTATTTCTCCCcaaaaaaatctttcttatgATTTTGAAATCTGCTCATTTGCCCAGGTGGAAATGGTGGTTTTTGTATTATATGTCTTAATgtatcctttctttcttctcttcattcttttccagGTTACCTGTGCAAATTTAACAAATGGAGGTAAATCAGAACTTCTAAAATCAGGAAGCTCCAAATCCACACTAAAGCATATATGGACAGAAAGTAGCAAAGACTTGTCCATCAGCCGACTGCTATCACAGACTTTTCgtggaaaggaaaatgatacAGATTTGGACCTGCGATATGATGCCCCAGAAACTTATACTGAGCAAGATCTCTGGGACTGGCTGAGGAACTCCACAGACCTACAAGAGCCCCGGCCCAGGGCAAAGAGACGGCCCATTGTCAAGACTGggaaatttaagaaaatgtttggCTGGGGTGATTTTCATTCCAACATCAAGACTGTGAAGCTAAATCTGTTAATAACAGGGAAAATCGTTGACCATGGCAATGGGACGTTTAGCGTTTACTTCAGGCATAACTCCACTGGTCAAGGGAATGTATCTGTGAGCCTAGTGCCCCCTACAAAAATAGTGGAATTTGACTTGGCACAACAGACAGTGATTGATGCCAAAGATTCCAAGTCCTTTAACTGTCGAATCGAGTATGAAAAGGTTGACAAGGCCACCAAGAACACACTCTGCAACTATGACCCTTCAAAAACCTGTTATCAGGAGCAGACCCAGAGCCATGTGTCATGGCTCTGCTCCAAGCCCTTTAAAGTAATCTgtatttacatttccttttataGTACAGATTATAAACTAGTACAGAAGGTGTGTCCTGATTACAACTACCACAGTGACACACCCTACTTCCCCTCAGGGTGAGAATGAACACGTGTCTGAGACTGAAGCCTGGGGAATAAAAGAATTCGTGTGACAGGGCTGTAACCTCGAGGAAGAAAGCCACATCTATTGCCTGGAATGTGTCTACCTGCTTCTGCTGATGTCATATGGCTGCAAATATGTTAGTGGAAAACAATGTAACGTAATTTTTGCCCAGTCAGCACCATGTTTCAATCTAGTTGTAAATCACTATGGATTTGAAATAAAACCATACAcacacatagagacacacacTCTTCTCAGCTCATATCTATTGAGATTCCTGTTAAGAGAGATTTTCATTGTCTGATAACTAAGGTTTTGGGATAAACTATCATCAAGCAAAATGGATTAGCTAGACAGAGAACAGTTTCTAACACAGACTGTTGTGGAAATCTCTTTGAAAATCCTTTGAGTATATACCAATAATCCCCACTCATGCATTCTACTGCTTGGAGTAGCTGTACCGGTAAATAATACTGTAGGAGTAAATACTtgttaaaatgggaaaaatgtGTGTGTAAAGTTCTGTATCCCTTGCTATAtgaacacagcaaagcaaagtgactttttttccaGCATATAGTAGGCACATTCAAGGTGGTGTTAGGTGGCTCTTTTTCCATGGAACGAGCCTGTTACCAGTAAAGATGGGCAAACATTTGGAATTTACATGTGGGCAGACATTCTGGTTTTATGTTTCTCTGACTCTTTAAGCTCTGATTCTTTAAACCTGGTTGAGTTTAGTCGagcaaagctattttaaaaCCCTCCAAATGATCTTTAGGAAGGAAAATGCCTCATGGAGGACATGTAAGTTATAAGTGGCTGTCTTATCTTTATTACAAAATATTGTAACAAATTCAATATCCTAGTCTTGATTTGTATGAATGGTTTGTATTGTACATAATTTAACCAGTGTTATTTGAGCTGCTTATTAATATTAACTTGTAATTGTCTCTCTGCTTGTTATTGGTTAAAAGCAATTGAGGAATTGAAGAATCCATTTTATCAATGTAGCTGTAAACTCATTAAAAGACAGAACTATGTACAAAGCATTTATTCAGCTTAAGTATTGTTGAAAGCTATACATATACAACATTGCAGTCTGTCTGTACttagatattttatttccagacaaaaaaatatgagctgtacataaaaataaaagaaatcttaaaGTTGAGTTTCAATATGTACTGTGTAGATGGTAGTTTAAATGGTTCGGAAAAGTGGGTAACGTTCCAAATCTGACATGGTTATCAATCTTGCCTCTTtgcatatgtacatatatatatacatatatatatttataaatttgTGTGTGGgcatgtttgtgtgtgcataagTACATGTGTGTGCATAAGAGTATGTGTAAATACATGTAGGCACATATGGAGAATATATAAAAACTTCTCAGGCCCTATTCTTAGCAAGGAGATGTCATTACTGAGAAGGGTGCTGATAACTTCAGTGGAAGACCCCACTCAGATGAATTACAACAGTTAGGATTTGTTTGAAATTATCATCAGTGTTTAGAAGTGGGTAAACATGATGCCACTCTGTGTTTGCAGGCCAGCTATTGCCTTAATTCTAGCCTCGTCTGAGGCACTGATTTCTCTTTATGGAATGAAGAAATCCCTGTATATGGGTTGGGGAATTTTCTTCATATGAATGAAAAACTCatagttttatatatttttgtgtgtataCTGGCATGCTTTACCCCCACTAGCCAGTCAACATATGACTATAGAAAAGCCATGCTTAAAACAAGGCTACCTAAAGAAGAACTAAGTGCTTCTTCTCTTATGTTTCAGAATAATCCTTCCTAGCAAAGCTTTCTTCCCACTCCCACTCTTACTCCAGGTTCTGTGCTCTTCTGTCAAAGCTATGAATACAGAGATGGGTCATCTTCCAAATGCGCACAACGTCATGAGCAGCTTCTACAAAGTCCCAGTAGATAATCAACTAATGTTTCAAGAAGTGAGAAGTTTGAAACAACATTCAGTTGTGGACATCTCTTGCTGAAACATGCAAAACATAAATGAGAATGAAGCaaagtgaataaataatatGTTTGACAAGTAAACATTTTGGTAATAATGTACAAATAGGAGAGGAGACTTCCATACTATTAATGCTTTGGTTCCTTCAAACTGATATGCCTTTGGGAATTATTTCTCCATTATATGTGACTTTCAAAAGACAACCCTGTGGTCCTGGACCATGTGTAggtttagaaaaagaaaatgtccaaGACATATGGTCCAGATTCTGATTACATGCAGGAGTACATTGGGCTACAGtacatgtgttttttctttgacaaaaaCTGTGATTGCACTAGATTTCCTCATTTGTGCTGTATGGAAAGTAACTGTTGTGAATATATACCACAAAATAATACATGGAATAATGCAGGAGTAAAATCTTGGCTCCATTCAAGTCAGTGAGAATTCTGCTATCTGGTTTGAGAGGGTtcaaatttacatttaataGTATACAGACATCCAGTTTTAAATACGATTAGCAACCTGTATTATGATTGAACCTTACATTTGTGGTTTcttgtttatatttctgaagAGTGAATGTGAATGACTACTACTGGAACGAccttgttatgttttttttgttttttgtttttattccattcaTAAATATATGAACTATTTACATTCTATCAAGTGTataaattatatacatatagatatactgcatatatatatatatatatatatttcaagtaACTCCAAGAcacaaaagaattatttttcaagcaATGGATTTGATTCTTCTGATTGTGGTAGTTCGTTATGTGGTTATCTGCCTCTCTCACAGCCagtcaaaatgttttttagTCTGAAGCCTCAAAAGAACTTGCTACTACTGATAATCTTTCTTGAGACTGAACTTGGAAGAGTTCTTTTGGTGATCCGATTGTGAAACAGTGATCTAAAATCAAATCATATAATGTGTTACTTATCTGCTAGTACTACACTGCACTTCATTCAGTctctctggaaatatttttggaatATATTCTGGAAATATTCCAGAAATaaatctggaaaatattttgtgttttttaatctttttcaaGAATGCTTTTGTCTCTGCcaggtgaaaaagaaattcagtgagCATGAGTATTTCTAATTCAGTTAAACAATGTATGTATGAATATCTGGGTTTTGTATGTGAACAATGACTTAATGGAGTGCTACTCTAGGCAAATCTTGCCTTACTTCAGGTCATCAGTTCTAGACATTATAAAGATGCATAGCTctaaatgtatattttcagGATTAAAAAGTTCAAGTTATTGATTTTTACAAAATGAAGATAGTTGCTAtgttcctgctttcttttttctttcatttttttctgtttttttttttttttttaattctataaAGTATTCACAAATGTGGCTatttttgtaaaacaaattattgcaaaaaagaaaaaaaagaaagaaaaaaaaaggaaaaaggatcaTACACTTGAGCAAGgagaaatatattaatatatttaactTGCCTTGGGTGGATCAGCATTAGAGCTAATTTAtcatcttctgtgcttttaagaCAAGAAATCCACAAACAGGAAGTTTTACACTGCATTTGTCTCGGATCAAAGTTCTATACAGTGATGAAAACTAGAAAGATTTTAACTTATTATTTATATCAaagtacagaacagaaaatttaCTTGCTTCTTTGCTTGTGAAATGACTCATAGCATGTTAtccttttctccccattttcccAGGCTTGAATGGATAGTAAACAAAcaattctgttcatttttatttttttttaaatttgtattttaatatttccctTGCTAAAAAATATAATGCCAGAAAATGTTGAAATTCACTGTATCTATTTACAGTGAACCAAGAAAAGTTATAACTCCACCTATAGGAGCTGAATGgagttttggggtgttttgaTGAATGTTGGCCTAGACAATACTGCTCTAAGGTGTTTAGTTGGAGTACAGTGTTACTGTGATTAAATCACCTCATTCTCTGACTCTTATGCTGTAATCTGGCATTCTACAGGAATATCACAAACAACTATGAGCATTGTGTGTTTTGAGAATGTAGATTAAAACAGGGATTGCATCATctgctcccttttcttctttgaagttccAGTTtaccaatgcatgcagcatAGGGAACAAACAAGAAGAATTGGGGATCTGCGTGTAGCTACAGGGCCATGATCTCACTCTGGGACAGCTTTCATACCTGGAATGCTGTCATGGATGGTTACATATTCTTTAGGAAAGGCAGAACAGTAAGGCGAGATGGTGGAAATGATCTTTATGTCTATGTCAGAGCACAACTGGAAAGTATTGAACTCTGCCTAGGGATCAATGATAAACTAGTGGAGAACTTATGGGTGTGAAGTGAGAGGCAGGCTAATCTGAGTGACACAGTTGTGGGTGTTTATTGCAGGCTGCCTTATTGGGAGGAAGAACCTGATGAGACCTTCTACAGACAGCTAAAAGTAGCTTCATGCTCACGCTTGCTGCTTctcatgggggacttcaaccacTCTGATATTTGCTGGCAAAGTATAACTGCCAGGCACACGCTGTCCAGGATGTTTCTTCAGTGCATGGAAGATGATTTTCTGATGCAGGTTGTGGAGGAGCCAAGGAGGAGAAGTATGCTGCTGGACCTTGTTCTAACAGTAAAGGAAGGACTTGTTGGGAATGACACAGTCATGAGCAGCCTAGATACAGCAACCATGAGATAGTGGAGTTCAGGATCTTACATGGAAGAAACAAGTCAATAAGTACAATTGCAATCCTTGACTTTAGGAAAAGCAACAGTGACTTATTCAAGGACTTACTTGAAGGTATCGCATGGGTTAGAGGATTGGAAAGTAAGGAGGCCCAACAGAATTTTTTGACCACTGTTTCCAAGCTCAAGATCCGTACATCCCTAGGAGTAAGAATCAGGCAAATTAGGAAGGAGACTGATATGGATAAGCAAGGATCTCATGGAAGAAGTCAAATGGAAGACGAAAGTCTAAAGAATGTGAAGAAGAGGCCTGGCCACTTAGGAAGAATATAGGGGCATTGTCAGGGCATGCAGAGATGCAACAAGGAAGGTTAATATCCACTTGGAATTAAATCTGGTGAAGGAGGTCAATGTTAACAAGATTTATTTAAGAATGTCAATAGCAAAAGGAAGACTACTGAAAATGTGGGCCCACTGCTGAATAAAGTGTGTGCTCTGGTAACAGAGGGCACAGAGAATGCACTGTATTACTGAATGCCTTCCGTGCTTCAGCCCTTGCTATTTAGTCTGCCCCTTGGGAATCTCAAATCCTGAAGATAAGAGAGTGTGGAGAAAGGATGACTTCCCCTTGTTTCAGGAGAATCTGGTTAGAGATCACCTAGGTAAATCTGGCTCACATAAATCCATGGACTCCAGTGAGATGCATCCTCAtgtgctgaggaagctggcagAACTGATTGCTAAACTGCtttctatcatctttgaaaggtTGTGGAGAATGAGAGAAGTGCCTAAGGATCAGAGGAAAGGCAACAACAaccctggggtgcattaaaatgaatgtggtcagcaggttgagggaggaTGTTCTTTCCATGTATGCTGCCCTGGTGAGGAgatatctggagtactgtgcccAATTCTCagctccccagttcaagaaagatggGGAACTTCTGGAGAGAGCCCAAtggagggcaacaaagatgaACAGGAGCCTGGAATATCTCCCTCATTTGAAATGACAGGAGGCTTAGGattgtttagccttgagaagtCTGAGCAGGGGGGCTTTTAGCAATGCTGTCCAGGATTCAAGTAGATGGGACCAGTCTATTTTGATGGTTCCCAGTAACAGAACAAGGGGTGATGAGCACAAACTCTTAACTTAGGAAGTTCCATACgaacaggaggaaaaactaCTTTACTTTGAGGGTTAAaaagcactagaacaggctgccaagagtGGCtctggattctccttctctggaaatattcaaatCCCACCTGAACATTTTCCTGTACAGCCTAttctagggaacctgctttagcagaatATTGGTCTAGATGATCCTCAGAGGTCCCCTCCAATGCCTATGATTCCGTTATTCTATGATTACAAAATATTATATACTTTTACTTGAGCATTAAAACC
The window above is part of the Coturnix japonica isolate 7356 chromosome 2, Coturnix japonica 2.1, whole genome shotgun sequence genome. Proteins encoded here:
- the NXPH1 gene encoding neurexophilin-1, producing MQAVYWCAVLLLQPTLYLVTCANLTNGGKSELLKSGSSKSTLKHIWTESSKDLSISRLLSQTFRGKENDTDLDLRYDAPETYTEQDLWDWLRNSTDLQEPRPRAKRRPIVKTGKFKKMFGWGDFHSNIKTVKLNLLITGKIVDHGNGTFSVYFRHNSTGQGNVSVSLVPPTKIVEFDLAQQTVIDAKDSKSFNCRIEYEKVDKATKNTLCNYDPSKTCYQEQTQSHVSWLCSKPFKVICIYISFYSTDYKLVQKVCPDYNYHSDTPYFPSG